One region of Dokdonia sp. 4H-3-7-5 genomic DNA includes:
- a CDS encoding head GIN domain-containing protein: MKKLITLSIILLASTQIHAQWWGKGIKGNGQVETETRSVGEYDEISIAGFFDVTLVAGEEGEITLQGESNLLDYVETEVSGDRLTIKVQNKQNLKTSYGKDIKIKIPFRDLDRVSLSGSGEIMSDDVIKSNTFEVSVSGSGDVALIVEANRTESRVTGSGDLILKGYTKDHTVKVTGSGDIEAGRFKAETVDAQVTGSGDIRVACEKSIKARVTGSGDIEYVGNPSKQDTKVSGSGDITRG; encoded by the coding sequence ATGAAAAAATTAATCACACTAAGTATTATTCTTTTAGCAAGTACGCAGATACACGCACAATGGTGGGGAAAAGGAATAAAAGGTAATGGTCAAGTAGAAACAGAAACGCGTAGCGTAGGTGAGTATGATGAGATAAGCATTGCGGGATTCTTTGATGTAACACTCGTTGCTGGAGAAGAAGGAGAAATCACTTTACAAGGTGAAAGCAACCTCCTTGATTATGTAGAGACAGAAGTGAGCGGCGATAGACTTACTATCAAAGTTCAAAACAAGCAAAATCTAAAGACGAGCTACGGAAAGGATATTAAAATTAAAATTCCTTTTAGAGATTTAGATCGAGTGTCATTATCAGGATCTGGGGAGATTATGAGTGATGATGTGATAAAATCAAATACTTTTGAAGTTTCTGTCTCTGGATCTGGAGATGTTGCTCTTATTGTGGAAGCAAATCGTACTGAGAGTCGTGTTACAGGATCTGGTGACCTTATTCTTAAAGGCTACACAAAAGACCACACTGTAAAAGTTACAGGCTCTGGTGATATAGAAGCTGGGCGTTTTAAAGCAGAGACGGTAGATGCTCAGGTTACAGGTTCTGGTGACATACGCGTAGCTTGTGAAAAAAGTATCAAAGCCCGTGTAACTGGTTCTGGTGACATAGAGTACGTAGGAAACCCATCAAAACAAGACACTAAGGTCTCTGGTTCTGGAGATATTACAAGGGGATAA
- a CDS encoding RNA polymerase sigma factor, producing MEVYNRYYKAMYNTSLRIVKHEAEAEDIMQESFLSAFTKLDSYKGEASFGSWLKRIVVNNSLNAYNKGKKLDETPLEDHLYKIEDDAEGVSEVDLTSVRAQEVVKAMSMLKDNYRQSLSLHLIEGYDYEEMSEIMNVSYANCRTMVSRAKDSLRKLLNNNEKGTYRSSI from the coding sequence ATGGAGGTGTATAACCGCTACTATAAAGCGATGTACAATACTTCGTTACGCATTGTGAAACACGAAGCAGAAGCAGAGGATATTATGCAAGAGTCCTTCTTAAGTGCTTTTACAAAGCTGGATAGTTATAAGGGTGAGGCATCTTTTGGGAGTTGGTTAAAACGTATTGTGGTAAATAATAGCCTCAATGCTTACAATAAAGGAAAGAAACTAGATGAAACACCGCTAGAAGATCATTTATATAAGATAGAAGATGACGCAGAAGGTGTGAGTGAGGTAGACCTCACAAGTGTGAGAGCACAAGAAGTAGTAAAAGCTATGAGTATGCTTAAGGATAATTACAGACAATCACTGTCTTTACATCTTATAGAAGGCTACGACTACGAGGAAATGAGTGAGATTATGAATGTAAGCTATGCAAACTGTAGAACAATGGTGTCAAGAGCAAAAGATAGCTTACGCAAACTATTAAATAATAATGAAAAAGGAACCTATAGATCAAGTATTTAA
- a CDS encoding MFS transporter, giving the protein MKEQLKKGDKKLLNAWAFYDWANSTYSLVIASAIFPLFYGALFRGAGIEEIEVFGMMLRRSPLIFYTTAVAFLIVALISPILSGVADYLGNKKYFLKFFCYMGALATIGLYWFSLDHIYLSLLLYALGLIGFWGSLVFYNSYLPDIAYPEQHDAISAKGYSLGYIGSVLLLIACLAMILGYETFGFEDESFPTRLSFVLTGVWWIGFSQYTYAYLPQGNQAQGKLTKDVFFNGFKELRAIWTSMQDQLRLKKYLIAFFVYSMAVQTVMLAAAYFGEQELEWGSDSERTTGLIVSILLIQLVAVLGAILTSKLSARVGNIKALVIINVIWIIICAWAYFVYTPFQFYITAGFVGLVMGGIQSLSRSTYAKFLPETEDTTSYFSFYDVAEKIGIIIGMFLYGFIEELTGSMRYSIVFLILFFAAGVVLLLRVPKDRTVIT; this is encoded by the coding sequence ATGAAAGAACAACTCAAAAAAGGTGACAAGAAATTATTAAATGCATGGGCGTTTTATGATTGGGCAAACTCCACTTACAGTCTTGTCATTGCATCTGCTATTTTTCCATTGTTTTACGGTGCTCTTTTTAGAGGAGCCGGCATAGAAGAGATTGAAGTTTTTGGGATGATGTTACGTCGCAGTCCGCTTATATTTTACACTACTGCTGTGGCCTTTTTAATAGTAGCTCTTATTTCTCCCATTCTATCTGGAGTAGCAGATTATTTAGGTAATAAAAAGTACTTTCTTAAGTTTTTCTGTTACATGGGAGCGCTGGCGACCATAGGACTTTACTGGTTTAGCTTAGACCATATTTATTTGAGTTTGCTACTTTATGCTTTAGGACTGATAGGTTTTTGGGGGAGTTTAGTTTTTTACAATTCATATTTGCCAGATATTGCTTATCCAGAGCAGCATGACGCCATTAGTGCAAAAGGGTATTCTCTAGGCTACATAGGGAGTGTGTTGTTACTTATAGCTTGTTTAGCAATGATACTTGGGTATGAGACATTTGGTTTTGAAGACGAAAGTTTTCCTACACGTTTATCATTTGTGCTTACTGGTGTCTGGTGGATAGGTTTTAGTCAGTATACCTACGCTTATTTACCTCAGGGAAACCAAGCGCAAGGAAAACTTACCAAAGATGTATTCTTTAACGGCTTTAAGGAGCTAAGAGCTATTTGGACTTCTATGCAAGACCAACTACGTCTCAAGAAATATCTTATCGCATTCTTTGTATATAGTATGGCAGTGCAGACGGTAATGCTTGCAGCAGCATATTTTGGAGAGCAAGAACTAGAGTGGGGTAGTGATAGCGAGCGCACAACGGGATTAATTGTGAGTATACTTTTGATACAGCTTGTAGCAGTACTAGGAGCCATACTTACGTCAAAACTTTCGGCACGTGTGGGTAATATAAAAGCTCTGGTGATTATTAATGTTATCTGGATTATTATTTGTGCTTGGGCATACTTTGTATATACACCGTTTCAATTTTACATTACAGCTGGATTTGTAGGTTTAGTAATGGGTGGTATACAATCACTATCACGATCTACGTATGCTAAGTTTTTACCAGAAACAGAGGACACCACTTCATACTTCAGCTTTTATGATGTAGCTGAGAAAATAGGGATCATCATCGGTATGTTTTTATACGGTTTCATTGAGGAGCTTACGGGCAGTATGCGCTACTCGATTGTATTTTTAATTCTATTTTTTGCAGCAGGCGTCGTGTTATTACTTCGAGTGCCTAAAGACAGGACGGTAATTACGTAG
- a CDS encoding GIN domain-containing protein has protein sequence MKKLYMKSIAIAVLMFVTTAVSAQRERVKGSRNVKDVSEVLRPFTDIKVTDGLEVTLIADSQPSYELEMDDNLIELISFDVRDSVLLVSARKDIRSAKRLNITVRFVTLNSVSLDAKSKVKAQSVLKSDFFRGSFLDDSQFEGEIKAKQATITANSNSKIEMDYMGDDLTMNVTDNAFAKADINTKKITLSASGRSDLELKGNAQTVSLDLNDNAECKAETFNTDVININATGSSTTIVTADQEIIVDLDEKAELHVYGEPKLMIERFTGTSKILKKE, from the coding sequence ATGAAAAAACTATATATGAAAAGTATAGCTATTGCTGTGCTTATGTTTGTGACTACGGCAGTAAGTGCTCAAAGAGAGCGAGTAAAAGGGAGTAGAAATGTGAAAGATGTATCGGAGGTATTACGTCCATTTACAGATATAAAAGTAACAGATGGTCTAGAAGTAACACTTATTGCAGATTCTCAACCAAGTTATGAGCTTGAGATGGATGATAACCTTATTGAATTGATAAGTTTTGATGTGCGTGATAGTGTATTGCTAGTTTCTGCGAGGAAGGATATCAGAAGTGCAAAACGTCTTAATATTACGGTGCGTTTTGTTACGCTTAATTCTGTAAGCTTAGATGCAAAGAGTAAGGTGAAAGCACAATCTGTTCTCAAATCAGATTTTTTTAGAGGAAGTTTTCTAGATGATAGTCAGTTTGAAGGAGAGATAAAAGCAAAACAAGCTACCATAACTGCAAATTCAAATTCAAAAATTGAGATGGATTATATGGGAGATGACTTGACTATGAATGTTACGGATAACGCTTTCGCGAAAGCGGATATCAATACAAAAAAAATCACCCTCTCTGCATCTGGACGATCAGACCTAGAGTTAAAAGGAAATGCTCAAACAGTATCGCTGGATCTAAATGATAATGCTGAGTGCAAGGCGGAAACATTTAATACAGATGTGATTAATATAAACGCTACAGGAAGCTCAACGACCATTGTAACTGCAGACCAAGAGATTATTGTTGATCTTGATGAAAAAGCAGAGCTTCATGTGTATGGCGAACCTAAACTAATGATAGAACGTTTTACAGGAACCTCAAAAATCTTAAAAAAGGAATAA
- the lon gene encoding endopeptidase La encodes MAKPKFTTLDRLSLQEIDGDAELIPLMTPEDEEAINNEELPESLPILPLRNTVLFPGVVIPISAGRDTSIKLIDEANKGGKVVGVVAQKDEEVENPGEDDIHKVGVVARILRVLKMPDGNVTVIIQGKKRFEVDQVTQVEPYMKATIKEYVEVRPEAGDQGFKAVIDSIKELSLKIIQDSPNIPSEASFAIKNIQSDSFLINFVSSNMNLSVAEKQELLNIDDLHKRALETLKFMDMERQKLELKNDIQSKVQNDMSQQQREYFLHQQMKTIQEELGGASSEDDLEEMRVRAKKKKWDAKVEKHFNKELSKMQRMNPQVAEYSIQRNYLDLFLDLPWNEFSKDKFDLKRAMKILDRDHYGLDDVKKRIIEYLAVLKLRNDMKSPILCLYGPPGVGKTSLGKSVAEALGREYVRVSLGGMRDESEIRGHRKTYIGAMPGRIIQSLRKAGTSNPVFVLDEIDKLSTGSQGDPSSALLEVLDPEQNSEFHDNFLEMGYDLSKVMFIATSNSLNTIQPALLDRMEIINVTGYTIEEKTEIAKRHLLPKQLKEHGMTDDQLKIAKPQLEKIVEGYTRESGVRGLEKQVAKMVRYGAKNLAMEEEYNVKISNEDVIEILGSPKMERNKYENNEVAGVVTGLAWTRVGGDILFIESALSKGKGTLSITGNLGKVMKESATIAMEYIKANAEVLGLEPTIFDNYNVHIHVPEGATPKDGPSAGITMLTSLVSLFTQRKVKKNLAMTGEITLRGKVLPVGGIKEKILAAKRARIKEILLCEQNRRDIEEIKQDYLKGLTFHYVSDMSEVLELALTKQKVKNAKTLA; translated from the coding sequence ATGGCAAAACCAAAATTTACAACATTAGACAGATTGTCACTGCAAGAGATAGATGGAGATGCAGAATTAATCCCCTTAATGACTCCAGAAGACGAGGAGGCAATTAATAACGAGGAGCTTCCAGAGAGCTTGCCTATTTTACCTTTGCGCAACACCGTGCTTTTTCCAGGAGTAGTCATTCCTATTTCGGCAGGAAGAGATACTTCTATAAAGCTTATAGATGAGGCAAATAAAGGTGGGAAAGTAGTAGGAGTAGTTGCTCAAAAAGATGAAGAGGTAGAAAACCCAGGTGAAGATGACATTCATAAAGTAGGTGTAGTAGCGCGTATTTTACGTGTGCTTAAAATGCCAGATGGTAACGTAACAGTTATTATCCAAGGTAAAAAACGCTTTGAAGTAGATCAAGTAACGCAAGTAGAGCCTTACATGAAGGCTACTATTAAGGAATATGTAGAAGTACGCCCAGAAGCAGGTGATCAAGGTTTTAAAGCAGTTATCGATTCTATAAAAGAATTGTCGCTTAAGATTATCCAAGATTCTCCAAATATTCCTTCGGAGGCTTCATTTGCAATTAAGAATATCCAGAGTGACTCTTTCTTAATCAACTTTGTGAGTTCAAATATGAACCTCTCTGTTGCAGAGAAGCAAGAGCTACTCAATATAGATGACTTACATAAACGCGCGCTAGAAACGCTCAAGTTTATGGATATGGAGCGCCAGAAGTTGGAGCTCAAAAATGATATTCAAAGCAAGGTTCAAAATGATATGAGCCAGCAGCAGCGTGAGTATTTCTTACACCAGCAGATGAAGACTATCCAAGAAGAATTGGGTGGAGCTAGCTCTGAGGATGATCTAGAAGAAATGCGTGTACGTGCAAAGAAAAAGAAGTGGGATGCAAAAGTAGAGAAGCACTTTAACAAGGAGCTTTCAAAAATGCAACGCATGAATCCTCAGGTAGCTGAGTATAGCATACAGCGCAATTACCTTGATTTGTTTTTAGACCTTCCTTGGAATGAGTTTTCTAAAGACAAATTTGATTTAAAACGTGCGATGAAAATTTTAGACCGTGATCATTACGGTCTTGATGATGTGAAGAAGCGTATTATAGAATACCTAGCGGTACTAAAATTACGTAACGACATGAAGTCGCCTATTTTATGTTTATACGGACCTCCAGGAGTAGGTAAAACTTCACTGGGTAAATCTGTAGCAGAAGCGTTAGGTCGTGAGTATGTACGAGTAAGTCTAGGCGGGATGCGTGACGAGTCTGAAATACGCGGGCATAGAAAAACGTACATAGGAGCAATGCCAGGACGTATTATCCAGAGCTTGCGCAAGGCAGGAACTAGTAATCCAGTTTTTGTACTTGATGAGATTGATAAATTAAGTACAGGAAGTCAGGGAGATCCGTCTTCTGCATTACTAGAAGTGCTAGATCCAGAGCAGAATAGTGAGTTTCACGATAACTTCCTTGAGATGGGTTATGACCTTTCTAAAGTGATGTTTATTGCAACTTCAAATAGTTTAAATACCATACAGCCAGCGCTGCTAGATCGTATGGAGATTATAAACGTTACTGGATACACGATAGAGGAGAAGACAGAGATTGCAAAACGTCACTTATTACCAAAGCAGCTTAAAGAGCATGGTATGACAGATGACCAGCTTAAAATAGCAAAGCCACAACTAGAAAAAATTGTAGAAGGATATACAAGAGAGTCTGGAGTGCGCGGACTAGAAAAGCAAGTTGCAAAAATGGTGCGTTACGGGGCAAAAAACCTTGCGATGGAAGAGGAGTATAATGTGAAAATATCTAATGAAGATGTTATCGAGATACTAGGCTCTCCAAAAATGGAACGTAACAAATATGAAAATAACGAAGTTGCTGGAGTAGTTACAGGGCTTGCGTGGACACGAGTAGGAGGAGATATCTTATTTATAGAATCTGCTTTATCAAAAGGTAAAGGAACACTATCTATCACAGGAAACTTAGGTAAAGTGATGAAAGAAAGTGCTACCATAGCGATGGAGTACATTAAAGCAAATGCAGAGGTTTTAGGACTAGAGCCTACCATTTTTGATAATTATAATGTGCACATTCACGTACCAGAGGGAGCAACTCCTAAGGATGGTCCTAGTGCAGGTATTACCATGCTTACATCTTTAGTTTCTTTATTTACACAACGTAAAGTGAAGAAAAATCTAGCGATGACGGGTGAGATTACCCTGAGAGGAAAAGTACTGCCTGTAGGTGGTATTAAAGAAAAGATTCTTGCTGCCAAACGTGCTAGAATCAAGGAAATACTCTTATGTGAGCAAAACCGTCGTGATATAGAAGAGATCAAGCAAGACTACTTAAAAGGCTTAACATTTCACTACGTAAGTGACATGAGCGAGGTGTTAGAACTAGCACTTACTAAGCAAAAAGTAAAGAATGCTAAAACACTAGCTTAA
- the mscL gene encoding large-conductance mechanosensitive channel protein MscL: MAGFIQEFKNFAIKGNMIDMAVGIIIGTAFNNVVNTIVKKVVMPPLSLLTDGINLADRKYLLRAAEGEGKEIAIGYGELIEVSIDFLVIAITIFVVIKGINRFKDKAEDPKNTEEKTPKNIELLANIEHLMQEQNNLLKARKDS, encoded by the coding sequence ATGGCTGGATTTATTCAAGAATTCAAAAATTTTGCGATCAAAGGTAACATGATCGACATGGCAGTAGGTATTATTATAGGTACTGCTTTTAATAATGTGGTAAATACTATTGTAAAAAAAGTCGTAATGCCACCACTATCACTACTCACAGATGGTATTAATCTCGCAGATAGAAAGTATCTTTTACGTGCTGCCGAAGGTGAAGGGAAAGAAATCGCAATAGGTTATGGGGAACTTATTGAAGTTTCAATAGACTTCTTAGTAATTGCAATTACCATTTTTGTTGTCATTAAAGGAATAAATAGATTTAAGGACAAAGCAGAAGATCCAAAAAATACAGAAGAAAAAACCCCAAAAAATATTGAGCTGCTTGCAAATATTGAGCATCTTATGCAAGAGCAGAACAACCTGTTAAAGGCTCGCAAGGACTCATAG